In Thermofilaceae archaeon, a genomic segment contains:
- a CDS encoding HAD family hydrolase, translating into MRVKVVSLDLDGTLVSRDYVDYFWLELVPRLYAERWGLPLSEAKRRVLEQYDEVGPKDLRWYKPRYWFERFGLDSNLLLHALQEAAQLVKPYSDALELLRWASGRFRIVVCTSASREFVNIVFERVPELREHVSRVFSSVSDYALPGKPPEFYLKVLDELKIEPGELLHVGDDDEADCRVPRSLGIRAYVVDRSGERGLKSLLDLLPLLETDQP; encoded by the coding sequence ATGAGGGTTAAGGTTGTATCGCTTGACCTAGACGGTACGCTGGTATCGAGGGATTACGTGGACTACTTCTGGCTGGAGCTCGTGCCGAGGTTGTACGCGGAGAGGTGGGGGTTACCGCTCAGCGAGGCGAAGAGGAGAGTGCTGGAGCAGTACGACGAGGTAGGCCCCAAGGATCTCCGCTGGTACAAGCCTAGGTACTGGTTCGAGAGGTTCGGGCTTGACAGCAACCTGCTCCTCCACGCTCTGCAGGAAGCAGCCCAACTCGTCAAACCTTACAGCGACGCGCTCGAACTGCTGAGGTGGGCGAGCGGGAGGTTCAGGATCGTCGTCTGCACCAGCGCTTCCCGGGAGTTCGTCAACATCGTCTTCGAGCGAGTCCCCGAGCTGCGGGAGCACGTCTCCCGCGTGTTCTCCAGCGTCTCCGACTACGCGCTTCCGGGCAAACCCCCCGAGTTCTACCTTAAGGTGCTCGACGAGTTGAAGATCGAGCCGGGCGAGCTACTCCACGTCGGCGATGACGATGAGGCCGACTGTAGAGTACCACGGTCACTCGGGATCCGCGCGTACGTAGTGGACCGGAGCGGAGAGCGTGGGCTCAAGAGCCTCCTCGACTTGCTACCTTTATTAGAGACGGATCAACCTTAG
- a CDS encoding APC family permease, whose translation MGELKRELGLWYATLFGIGLILGAGIYVLVGRAAGLVGDAVWMSVAFSGLIAVFTALSYAELSSMFPFASSTFRYVAEAFPANRLLAFLAGWLLFFGAVSGAATASLGFASYFVALSGQIGLLVPASLALLALLTLLNWWGIKESAALSSIFTLVEATGLLIVIALGFLKPLRQPSYFSFNPSVDPLVAVMVGAAIFYFAYTGFEFQPTLSEETREAERVMPKAIVLATAVTTMLYLAVSLAAVRLMSWEELGVSKAPLADAVSRVWSEAGSLLMVIALFATTNTSLGFLVSASRLAYGLARENVASPRLGLVDKRRRTPHVSVALSGLIAAFVILITEYLPEVAGWKLRIGGFEYQLIDLVGKTSSLAVLMAFLLVNASLIALRVRKPDAARPFRVPLSIGRVPLLPAIANVLIIAFLAVSFNDWIVWLSTLLVMVLGCLLYKRR comes from the coding sequence GTGGGAGAGCTCAAGCGGGAGCTCGGGTTGTGGTACGCGACACTATTCGGCATCGGCTTGATCCTCGGCGCCGGGATATACGTCCTAGTGGGTCGAGCGGCAGGCCTCGTCGGGGATGCTGTCTGGATGAGCGTGGCCTTCTCGGGTCTCATCGCCGTCTTTACGGCCCTCTCTTACGCTGAGCTGTCCAGCATGTTCCCCTTCGCCTCGAGCACCTTCAGGTACGTTGCTGAGGCCTTCCCAGCTAACCGTCTACTTGCCTTTCTAGCTGGATGGCTCCTCTTCTTCGGCGCTGTTTCGGGCGCTGCAACAGCATCGCTGGGTTTCGCCAGCTACTTTGTAGCGCTGAGCGGACAGATCGGCCTCCTCGTGCCCGCCTCGCTGGCTCTACTGGCCCTTCTCACGCTACTGAACTGGTGGGGGATTAAGGAGTCGGCGGCGCTCTCCTCGATATTCACACTCGTTGAAGCGACCGGGTTGCTGATCGTTATAGCCCTCGGCTTCCTCAAGCCGCTACGGCAACCCAGCTACTTCTCCTTCAACCCGAGCGTTGACCCTCTCGTCGCCGTGATGGTGGGCGCAGCGATCTTCTACTTCGCCTACACCGGCTTCGAGTTCCAACCAACGCTGAGCGAGGAGACGAGAGAGGCTGAAAGAGTGATGCCGAAAGCGATAGTCCTCGCCACAGCCGTCACAACGATGCTGTACTTGGCCGTCAGCTTAGCGGCCGTCCGTTTGATGAGCTGGGAGGAGCTGGGGGTGAGCAAGGCCCCCCTAGCCGACGCCGTCTCCCGGGTCTGGAGCGAAGCCGGAAGCTTGCTGATGGTGATCGCGCTCTTCGCCACGACGAACACGTCGCTCGGTTTCCTCGTATCAGCATCCCGGTTAGCATACGGTTTAGCTAGAGAGAATGTGGCCTCGCCTAGGCTCGGCCTAGTGGATAAACGGCGGAGAACCCCGCACGTTAGCGTGGCTCTCTCCGGCCTCATCGCGGCTTTCGTGATCCTGATCACCGAGTACTTGCCGGAAGTTGCGGGCTGGAAGCTGAGGATCGGGGGCTTCGAGTACCAGCTGATAGATCTCGTCGGTAAAACTTCGAGTCTGGCAGTCCTAATGGCCTTCCTCCTGGTGAACGCGTCCCTGATCGCGCTCCGCGTGCGGAAGCCCGACGCGGCCAGGCCCTTCAGGGTCCCCTTATCGATCGGCAGAGTACCGCTGCTCCCCGCGATCGCGAACGTTCTGATAATCGCCTTCCTGGCCGTCAGCTTCAACGACTGGATCGTCTGGCTCAGCACGCTGCTCGTGATGGTGCTGGGCTGCCTACTCTACAAGAGACGTTGA
- a CDS encoding MFS transporter has protein sequence MKQLWLLFAVNALYMFVSGSLYPLLPLYLEASGVGLVERGLILTAAAAIGALSSLFWGYLSDRTGRLRAYVLASGAGQSIVFLLLAFPQSLYSQIMLYLASVFLGSATFTLVMASAGGESDVSGAMGSFWAGGSLGWALGTAVSGQVFDRFGIQSVFLISSAVTALFTLAAIKCARDRAGRRERGGGLAFNVKLLALLLLVFVFICVDVIKNLYIPPHYAYKLGLGAATAMLTLSFTSWLEVPSIIAFGRLARRVSRWVVFSLSLLLAALYLAFNCFASNAFHAFALMGFYSLVWGSFSVSSSALVAELSQSLGTAYGAYNMVFSLANIAAPTIASLVMDKLGYNALLTIFAALSAASSFTAYMCRERKRA, from the coding sequence GTGAAGCAGCTTTGGCTTCTCTTCGCGGTGAACGCTCTGTACATGTTCGTCTCAGGATCCCTCTACCCCTTGCTCCCGCTGTACTTGGAGGCGTCCGGGGTGGGCCTCGTAGAGAGGGGGTTGATCCTTACCGCGGCCGCTGCGATCGGTGCGCTATCCTCCCTCTTCTGGGGGTACTTGTCGGACAGGACGGGTAGGCTCCGCGCTTACGTGCTTGCCAGTGGAGCGGGGCAATCCATCGTTTTCCTCCTGCTCGCGTTCCCCCAGAGCCTTTACAGCCAAATTATGCTCTACCTTGCATCCGTCTTCCTGGGCTCAGCTACCTTCACGCTGGTGATGGCTTCGGCCGGCGGGGAAAGCGACGTGAGCGGAGCTATGGGCAGCTTCTGGGCAGGGGGTTCACTCGGGTGGGCTTTGGGCACCGCTGTATCGGGGCAGGTCTTCGACCGCTTCGGCATACAATCCGTCTTTCTAATTTCGTCCGCCGTAACGGCTCTCTTCACCTTGGCCGCAATCAAGTGCGCGAGGGATCGAGCTGGGAGGCGGGAAAGGGGAGGGGGGCTCGCATTCAACGTAAAGCTTCTAGCCCTCCTTCTGCTCGTGTTCGTTTTCATATGCGTTGATGTGATCAAGAACCTGTACATCCCTCCCCACTACGCTTACAAGCTAGGGCTGGGGGCGGCAACAGCGATGCTCACGTTGAGCTTCACGAGCTGGCTGGAGGTCCCATCGATTATAGCGTTCGGGCGGCTGGCGAGGAGGGTGAGCCGGTGGGTCGTCTTCTCCCTCAGCCTACTGCTCGCTGCCCTCTACCTGGCTTTCAACTGCTTCGCTTCAAACGCGTTCCACGCTTTCGCGCTAATGGGCTTCTACAGCCTCGTATGGGGGTCCTTCAGCGTGTCGAGCAGCGCCCTCGTGGCTGAGCTCTCGCAATCCCTCGGTACCGCGTACGGCGCCTACAACATGGTCTTCTCGCTCGCCAACATCGCAGCGCCCACGATCGCGAGCCTAGTGATGGATAAGCTGGGCTACAACGCTCTCCTCACGATCTTCGCGGCTCTCTCCGCGGCTTCAAGCTTTACAGCCTACATGTGCCGCGAGCGAAAACGAGCGTGA
- a CDS encoding HepT-like ribonuclease domain-containing protein: MEIKAVLAEALRCIEKARGLYPPKSEVELSALKWELYAALQNFLDAVAMLVSDLGLRKPASYSELGGVLVEAGLATSELKETIATVAKARNSLAHAYRRISLEDLGALIEGLLPAVVRSIEVLLRLSEDRGLDPHSGIESREADRLQQVFRKHGVLIAYLFGSRARGAARVDSDYDIAVLFGREVTLTDEIGLSLEIAKALLEPPEKVDVVALDRADPLLKLRVLREGKLLYALSDEYRRVWERRTYVEALAELDFYSVYLRRALKLRVKNP; encoded by the coding sequence ATGGAGATCAAAGCCGTGCTCGCCGAAGCCCTGAGGTGCATTGAGAAAGCACGAGGGCTATACCCCCCCAAGAGCGAAGTCGAGCTTTCGGCGCTTAAATGGGAGCTGTACGCTGCTCTCCAAAACTTCCTGGACGCGGTAGCTATGCTGGTCTCTGATCTTGGATTAAGGAAGCCTGCGAGCTACTCGGAGCTCGGCGGAGTACTCGTCGAGGCAGGGCTCGCAACCTCTGAGCTTAAGGAAACAATCGCTACGGTGGCGAAAGCCAGGAACTCGCTGGCGCACGCTTATAGGAGGATCTCGCTTGAGGATTTAGGCGCACTAATCGAAGGTTTACTGCCCGCGGTCGTAAGGAGTATCGAAGTCCTCCTCAGATTGAGCGAAGACAGAGGCTTAGACCCGCACAGTGGTATTGAAAGCAGAGAAGCAGACCGGTTGCAGCAGGTTTTTAGGAAACACGGCGTGCTGATCGCCTACCTCTTCGGCAGTAGGGCCCGGGGAGCAGCCAGGGTGGATAGCGACTACGATATCGCCGTACTCTTCGGTAGGGAGGTAACACTAACCGACGAGATCGGGCTTTCCCTTGAAATCGCTAAGGCCCTCCTCGAGCCACCAGAGAAGGTGGACGTAGTGGCGCTGGATCGGGCGGACCCCCTCCTCAAGCTCCGAGTGCTCAGAGAGGGTAAGCTCCTCTACGCGTTGAGTGACGAGTATAGAAGAGTGTGGGAGAGGAGGACGTACGTGGAGGCTTTAGCGGAGCTCGACTTCTACAGCGTCTACCTGAGACGGGCGTTAAAGTTGCGAGTAAAAAACCCGTGA